One genomic region from Sphingobacterium multivorum encodes:
- a CDS encoding TonB-dependent receptor, with translation MKKLYWTSFILLYTIAVAHAQSIYIRGKITDSNKKVLLGSTVILDQLGLSSMSDGRGEYRLTIPKEQYGKLVTLSVSYIGKKKVERTVLLDSMQKIENFLLQDMSLALEEVGVQAKRGELSNSSLVFDREMIERYPALSLNDLLNRLPNRKNTAPSVQEMQNLTLRGAFSETTGRSRDANELNNSFGVAIIMDDMVLGNNGNMQGRNAGIFGMSSSTNAIRPSDYGLTGRPTTGKFYSGENVFTGLDLRQIPIENIEHLEVISGVAPARYGDLSNGAVIIERQAGKTPAFFRLQVRSNATSYGLSKGMQLGKKLGTINVDLGYVQSYADNRDKLKQYDRVNGTLIWTNYFGPDKRLKQTFSGSYNKVIDQVRKDPDDPLSNAISFGGWGWNAASRTSYKLDHKFLKSISLNAGISSTLQKTYREYYYNGAVVLYTDSVQTGIVEGQYAPGQYTALDHVDNRPLNLNARLEGNAIAITGDIIHKINFGSNYSYDINRGKGRIADPSIPKKDLGARSDRYYDFSLTNALQNLGLYAEDAMRTKVWGRDLSMRAGVRWDLMNGHSSISPRTNINYSLSKSTQIGLAYGLSFKSPGLAQLYPGPTFDEIILLNSYNGKVDESMALIYLRRYEKDNSNLKSSVGQTLESSFSWHKNGHQLRTNLFYKKNTRGINTVTADQLIDLPTYTVTAVPGGKPIVEQTGTRSYLMSNLYFANSNKSSNIGAELMYSTPRIQQIMTTFSATAAFTLANSSSSALSRLNFNAEKTALDDVILGFFPSKSTKNYLSRAQLRSSTHFPALRLIIELSADCELLNYNKSNYRDIIPVGYYTRDYTYHTIDQFDINNAKHLELYTARKNEADLANIENNYVYWNFGLNMAKEIGKNIYLSFNVYNFLDYQPRFYREGASSVQAPNSSPNYGAQLTYKF, from the coding sequence ATGAAAAAGCTCTATTGGACTAGTTTTATTTTACTTTACACAATTGCAGTTGCGCATGCACAGTCGATATACATCCGGGGAAAGATCACTGATAGTAATAAGAAAGTCCTATTGGGAAGTACTGTTATTTTGGATCAACTAGGACTCTCCAGTATGAGCGATGGCCGTGGTGAATATCGTTTAACCATCCCTAAAGAGCAGTATGGCAAACTTGTTACGCTATCGGTTTCCTACATTGGTAAGAAAAAGGTTGAAAGGACAGTCCTGTTAGATTCGATGCAAAAGATTGAAAATTTTTTGTTGCAAGATATGAGTCTTGCTCTTGAAGAAGTTGGGGTACAGGCGAAGAGAGGGGAGTTGAGCAACTCATCACTCGTATTTGATCGCGAAATGATTGAACGTTATCCGGCGCTAAGTTTAAACGATCTGCTGAACCGATTGCCAAACCGAAAGAATACAGCCCCTTCTGTGCAGGAGATGCAAAATCTGACGCTGAGAGGTGCTTTTAGTGAGACTACGGGACGATCGCGAGACGCGAATGAACTGAATAACTCCTTTGGTGTCGCTATTATAATGGATGACATGGTTTTGGGTAACAATGGAAATATGCAAGGGCGGAATGCTGGAATATTTGGTATGTCTTCCTCAACGAATGCAATTAGACCTTCAGATTATGGTTTAACTGGTCGACCGACAACGGGAAAATTCTATTCTGGAGAAAATGTTTTTACCGGTCTGGATCTGCGTCAGATTCCGATAGAAAATATCGAACATTTGGAAGTTATTTCTGGCGTAGCACCGGCACGCTATGGCGATTTATCAAATGGTGCCGTTATTATCGAAAGGCAGGCAGGCAAGACTCCGGCTTTTTTTAGGCTTCAAGTGCGGAGCAATGCAACTTCATATGGTCTGTCTAAGGGAATGCAGCTCGGAAAAAAGCTTGGGACAATTAATGTGGATTTAGGTTATGTGCAGTCTTACGCAGACAATAGAGATAAGCTGAAACAATACGACCGCGTAAATGGAACTTTGATATGGACAAACTATTTTGGCCCAGATAAGCGTCTGAAACAAACCTTCTCAGGCTCTTACAATAAAGTTATTGATCAGGTCCGAAAAGATCCAGATGATCCACTCTCGAATGCCATTTCTTTTGGCGGCTGGGGTTGGAATGCTGCTAGCCGAACCAGTTACAAATTGGACCATAAATTCCTTAAAAGCATTAGTCTCAATGCAGGAATAAGTTCAACACTGCAGAAAACCTATCGGGAGTATTACTATAATGGTGCAGTCGTGCTGTATACCGATTCTGTGCAAACTGGAATTGTAGAGGGACAATATGCACCGGGTCAGTATACTGCGCTAGATCATGTGGATAATAGACCATTGAATTTAAATGCCCGATTGGAAGGAAATGCCATCGCAATTACCGGCGATATTATCCACAAAATAAACTTTGGAAGTAACTATAGTTATGACATCAACCGTGGAAAGGGGAGAATTGCAGATCCTTCTATTCCCAAAAAGGATCTTGGAGCGAGATCGGATAGGTATTATGATTTTTCATTAACAAACGCTTTGCAAAATCTGGGCTTGTATGCGGAGGATGCTATGCGGACAAAAGTATGGGGAAGGGATCTTAGCATGCGGGCGGGCGTTCGCTGGGATCTTATGAATGGTCACTCTTCTATTTCTCCAAGAACGAACATCAATTATTCACTTTCTAAATCAACTCAGATTGGGCTAGCATACGGCTTGTCCTTCAAATCTCCTGGATTAGCACAACTATATCCCGGGCCTACTTTTGATGAAATTATATTGCTCAACTCTTATAATGGTAAGGTTGACGAAAGTATGGCATTGATTTACTTGCGGCGTTATGAAAAAGATAATAGCAATCTCAAAAGTAGTGTAGGGCAAACGCTGGAATCATCGTTTTCATGGCATAAGAATGGGCATCAGCTACGTACGAATCTTTTCTATAAGAAAAATACGCGCGGAATCAACACGGTTACGGCTGATCAACTCATTGACTTGCCTACTTATACGGTTACTGCGGTGCCCGGGGGCAAACCAATAGTTGAACAGACGGGGACGAGAAGCTATTTAATGTCCAATCTGTACTTTGCCAATAGTAATAAATCGTCCAATATTGGTGCGGAACTCATGTATTCTACACCCAGAATTCAACAGATTATGACGACTTTCTCCGCTACTGCCGCATTTACCCTAGCCAATTCTAGTTCCAGTGCGCTGAGCCGTTTGAATTTTAATGCCGAAAAGACAGCGTTAGATGACGTTATCCTTGGATTTTTTCCGTCCAAATCTACCAAGAACTATTTAAGTCGAGCGCAGTTACGAAGTTCAACTCATTTTCCGGCTTTGCGTTTGATTATTGAACTGAGTGCCGACTGTGAATTATTAAACTACAATAAATCTAATTACCGAGATATTATTCCTGTAGGATATTATACACGTGATTATACATATCATACCATTGATCAATTTGATATAAACAATGCGAAGCATCTCGAATTATACACAGCAAGGAAAAATGAAGCTGACTTGGCAAATATTGAAAACAACTATGTCTACTGGAACTTTGGTCTCAATATGGCCAAGGAAATAGGCAAGAATATTTACCTGTCATTTAACGTCTATAATTTTCTGGATTACCAACCGCGCTTTTATAGGGAAGGAGCCTCTTCAGTGCAAGCCCCCAATTCATCTCCCAACTATGGCGCCCAACTGACTTATAAATTTTAA
- a CDS encoding DUF4876 domain-containing protein, which yields MKTRYLIPFLFLPFISCKKDNTPGVQPLDIKLNLKYASENFNTKLDLSKVIVKITNLATKTSATYSSSQGVVNLTSIIPGEYDIDASITIPKAQYNSLTGESSIEDVTFNASLKKISLTSSTTLDMELVAGLLGDFVIKQIYYAGSDNKEGAVFRDQFFEVYNNTERVLYADSLYFGRLWGRQSPTSQSDYYQSNGQLDWSKSSGMGGYESENTDYVYLRDLFMIPGNGKTYPVEPGKSIVIAQNALNHKAPFVGNNGKEVAIKNPDLTVDLSKANFEVYFGDIPGKTPFATDIDNPAVPNVEILDYAGNDWILDNLGRDAYVIFKHANRSDVENLKSYAEPSISVPTSTAKKYRQLPVGWIMDAVEVQPNTKDARIPKKLTASQDAGFTFAPLGGYSSQSVIRKTEKTNNGVRKLKDTNNSTEDFIAIKANPFGFGD from the coding sequence ATGAAAACTCGTTACTTAATTCCTTTTCTCTTTTTACCTTTTATCTCCTGTAAAAAAGATAATACACCCGGTGTACAACCGCTGGATATTAAGCTGAATTTAAAATATGCTTCTGAAAATTTTAATACCAAGTTGGACTTAAGCAAGGTTATTGTTAAGATAACCAATCTGGCAACAAAAACCAGTGCTACATATTCTTCGTCCCAAGGTGTGGTCAACCTGACTTCTATTATACCGGGTGAATATGATATTGATGCTTCTATTACGATACCCAAAGCACAATACAACAGTTTGACAGGAGAATCAAGTATTGAGGACGTGACATTCAATGCTTCGCTGAAAAAAATCAGTTTAACCAGTTCTACGACTTTGGATATGGAATTGGTTGCAGGTCTATTGGGCGACTTTGTCATCAAGCAGATTTACTATGCAGGTTCTGATAATAAAGAAGGAGCGGTATTCAGGGATCAGTTTTTTGAAGTTTACAATAATACAGAGCGTGTTTTATATGCCGATAGTCTTTACTTTGGCCGGTTATGGGGAAGGCAATCTCCGACCAGTCAATCCGATTACTATCAATCCAATGGCCAATTGGATTGGAGTAAATCTTCAGGAATGGGCGGCTACGAATCAGAAAATACAGACTATGTTTACTTAAGAGATTTATTTATGATTCCTGGCAATGGAAAGACCTATCCAGTGGAACCCGGCAAAAGCATTGTAATTGCGCAAAATGCGCTAAACCATAAAGCACCGTTTGTTGGTAATAATGGAAAAGAAGTAGCCATCAAGAATCCGGATCTTACAGTAGACCTGAGCAAAGCTAATTTTGAGGTTTATTTTGGAGATATCCCTGGTAAAACTCCTTTTGCAACAGATATTGACAATCCGGCTGTTCCCAATGTGGAGATATTGGATTATGCGGGGAATGACTGGATATTGGATAATTTAGGGCGGGATGCTTATGTTATTTTTAAGCACGCGAATCGTTCAGACGTGGAGAATTTGAAGAGCTATGCGGAACCGTCCATCAGTGTTCCGACTTCCACCGCAAAAAAATACAGACAGTTACCTGTCGGTTGGATTATGGATGCCGTAGAAGTACAGCCAAACACCAAGGACGCGAGAATTCCTAAAAAATTGACGGCGTCACAGGATGCAGGTTTTACTTTCGCACCATTAGGTGGCTATTCATCGCAATCTGTAATTCGCAAAACCGAAAAAACGAACAATGGAGTTCGTAAATTAAAAGATACAAATAATTCCACAGAAGATTTTATCGCGATAAAAGCAAATCCATTTGGATTTGGTGATTAA
- a CDS encoding DUF6850 family outer membrane beta-barrel protein, giving the protein MKSVRYIMLFWGAFLAYHAVFGQSTSNSLDSTAALTYWYQPSFVIMHDMAIRNRVWIPEEVKNRSSLFGIRHSRGQGDFKAAQGTDGLIQSQLYTEGKTDWRKTSFWGRFSYDRSAEDSTALRHQSRWNVDAPLYFGSLRKNKYSRETYKLDAGIQRAFFDAKLPISLGIDYRLGSHYSNNDPRGDIKDMNLQFELSVGHNLPTFSYHIAGIWGYGSERVNVGYKNDKYTTNTEDPLYVNWMMNGFGSASERLKEINYNDIIHRKGVGAHILLKPNDRNKIYFNSRYLNEEQSFRRNDNSKQTYLSLNDYKKDIGSIDFLWSRQMHRKRLLRVALQGQIENGQDFNYSYLANNYTYRRHEISFKTQLGVHQYLFEGHAGMYKTEKKDGVSGNQMEFDQVKLGLGLNRTFRLGQSADIIGTIGYTKQWSPSHNLYVSELNTGDFGKQILYQDYLYDTAPSNSWNMSWVWGTHHAKNNWSIQLQMDYQCRGNLVPIDYTLSSVPGKNWFLGKLGVSYIF; this is encoded by the coding sequence ATGAAAAGTGTGAGATACATCATGTTATTTTGGGGGGCTTTCTTAGCCTACCACGCTGTCTTCGGGCAGAGTACGTCTAATTCTTTAGATTCAACAGCAGCTTTGACCTATTGGTATCAGCCATCATTTGTGATAATGCATGATATGGCCATACGAAATAGGGTATGGATTCCTGAGGAAGTCAAAAATAGATCTTCTCTATTTGGTATTCGGCACAGCAGGGGGCAAGGAGACTTTAAGGCGGCGCAAGGAACTGATGGTCTCATTCAATCCCAATTGTATACGGAAGGGAAGACCGATTGGCGCAAAACTAGCTTTTGGGGGAGATTTTCATATGATCGCTCCGCAGAAGACAGTACTGCTTTGCGCCATCAGTCACGATGGAATGTCGATGCGCCATTGTATTTTGGTTCGTTGCGAAAAAATAAATACAGTCGAGAGACCTATAAGCTCGATGCGGGAATCCAAAGAGCATTCTTCGATGCCAAGCTCCCAATTTCCCTTGGCATCGATTATCGATTAGGCTCTCACTACTCCAATAATGATCCAAGAGGCGATATCAAGGACATGAACCTGCAGTTTGAATTGAGTGTTGGTCACAATCTGCCAACATTTTCTTACCATATTGCTGGTATTTGGGGATATGGTTCTGAACGGGTCAACGTGGGCTATAAAAATGACAAGTATACAACCAATACAGAAGACCCATTGTATGTCAATTGGATGATGAACGGTTTTGGAAGTGCGAGTGAGCGACTAAAAGAGATCAATTACAACGATATCATTCACCGTAAAGGCGTCGGCGCGCATATCTTGCTGAAACCCAATGATAGGAATAAGATCTATTTTAATAGTCGCTATCTAAATGAAGAACAATCATTCAGACGAAATGATAACTCAAAACAGACCTATTTGTCCTTAAATGATTATAAAAAAGATATCGGATCAATCGATTTTTTATGGAGCCGGCAGATGCATCGTAAGCGATTGCTAAGAGTAGCGCTGCAGGGACAAATTGAAAATGGACAGGATTTTAATTATAGTTATCTAGCAAATAACTACACCTATCGTCGGCACGAAATTTCGTTTAAAACTCAATTAGGCGTACATCAGTATTTGTTTGAAGGCCATGCTGGTATGTATAAGACCGAGAAAAAAGATGGTGTTAGCGGTAACCAAATGGAATTTGATCAAGTTAAACTGGGACTGGGACTGAATCGAACATTCCGGCTCGGCCAGTCGGCCGATATAATAGGAACAATCGGCTATACTAAACAATGGTCACCAAGCCATAATCTCTACGTATCTGAGTTGAATACAGGGGATTTTGGGAAGCAGATACTGTATCAAGATTATCTTTACGACACCGCTCCAAGTAATAGCTGGAATATGTCCTGGGTATGGGGCACGCATCATGCAAAGAACAATTGGAGCATACAGCTCCAGATGGATTATCAGTGTAGGGGTAATTTGGTACCGATAGACTATACGTTGTCAAGTGTACCGGGTAAAAATTGGTTTCTGGGTAAATTGGGGGTTTCTTATATATTTTAA
- a CDS encoding cytochrome-c peroxidase: MKKQFCVLATIVGFVGLLSMKDQQQAFDDEIQLYYRRPVSEWPKPTIDVGAHWNEFKSLPKIDTGYFSLMEKPDVKLGKYLFFDPILSGSNQISCSSCHNPQTSWADKLTVPVGNDHLEGTRNTPSLLNVYARKELFWDGRAGSLEEQALGPIEAHHEMDMELTKLIPKLKAIPGYNKLFADAFGEADYSMLEVLKALSAFQRTLTSRRSRFDEFLDGNYKVLSDQEVRGLHLFRTKARCMNCHNGQFFTDDLYHNIGLTYYKRKYQDLGRYEITKDPADVGRFRTPSLRDVMNTDPWMHNGLFWNMTGLLNIYNSGMQMNSATAEQKAKDPLYPVTDPLMQPLNLTKDEIKDIEAFLHAITGTSYRMRRPESLPR, from the coding sequence ATGAAAAAGCAGTTTTGTGTATTGGCCACTATTGTTGGTTTTGTGGGTTTGCTTTCTATGAAAGATCAACAGCAAGCCTTTGATGATGAGATACAGCTTTATTATCGACGGCCGGTGAGCGAATGGCCAAAACCAACAATTGATGTCGGGGCTCATTGGAATGAATTTAAGTCTCTACCCAAGATCGATACCGGTTATTTTTCTTTAATGGAAAAGCCTGATGTGAAGTTGGGGAAATATCTTTTTTTTGACCCCATTCTATCGGGAAGCAATCAAATATCCTGTAGTAGCTGCCACAACCCCCAGACTTCCTGGGCTGACAAGCTTACCGTACCAGTTGGTAATGATCATCTTGAAGGCACGCGTAATACGCCATCTTTGCTCAATGTGTATGCACGCAAGGAATTGTTTTGGGACGGTCGTGCTGGTTCATTGGAGGAACAAGCGTTGGGTCCTATTGAAGCTCATCATGAAATGGATATGGAATTGACAAAACTGATTCCCAAGCTAAAGGCCATCCCCGGATACAACAAATTGTTTGCGGATGCTTTTGGGGAAGCCGATTATTCGATGCTGGAGGTACTGAAAGCCTTAAGTGCTTTTCAACGGACATTAACAAGTAGAAGAAGCCGTTTTGACGAGTTTTTAGATGGCAATTATAAAGTGTTGTCTGATCAGGAAGTTCGCGGTCTTCATTTATTTCGCACCAAAGCGCGCTGTATGAATTGTCATAATGGTCAATTTTTTACCGATGATCTGTATCACAATATTGGTCTCACCTATTACAAACGGAAATATCAGGACCTGGGACGATACGAGATTACAAAGGATCCTGCTGATGTAGGACGTTTCCGTACACCATCCCTACGTGACGTGATGAATACCGATCCGTGGATGCACAACGGATTGTTTTGGAATATGACCGGTCTATTGAATATCTACAATAGTGGTATGCAGATGAATTCCGCTACTGCTGAACAGAAAGCAAAAGATCCACTTTATCCTGTAACTGATCCATTGATGCAACCCCTAAATCTGACAAAAGATGAAATAAAAGATATTGAGGCCTTTTTGCATGCCATCACAGGGACTTCTTATCGTATGCGCCGTCCCGAAAGTTTACCGAGATAG
- a CDS encoding macro domain-containing protein: protein MKINPTSHSNNKITVVTIHRCGGPEILEGCRNIGAKQGGCKVGEAVITTAGKLAAKYVIHTVGPVWNGVITPFLMADTTLKQIKIVCLTMIPFY from the coding sequence ATTAAGATCAATCCGACGTCACATAGTAACAACAAAATAACCGTAGTTACTATTCATCGCTGCGGTGGGCCGGAAATTCTGGAAGGATGCCGTAACATTGGGGCTAAACAAGGAGGCTGCAAGGTAGGTGAAGCCGTCATCACAACTGCAGGCAAGCTAGCCGCTAAATATGTAATTCATACAGTTGGACCAGTGTGGAATGGTGTCATTACACCGTTTCTGATGGCCGATACAACACTTAAGCAGATCAAAATAGTATGTTTGACGATGATACCTTTCTACTGA
- a CDS encoding DoxX family protein: protein MKRNRIIYWIATIWLAVGLLSTAIIQIFKIQTEGAGGIQNIDHLGYPSYILPLLGIWKLLAVVALLWPKRPLWKEWAYAGIFFTATGALYSHIASGDSFALMAPALLYIILIATSWYFRPSDRKFDLK, encoded by the coding sequence ATGAAAAGAAATCGGATAATTTATTGGATAGCAACTATATGGTTGGCTGTAGGGTTATTGTCAACTGCTATCATACAGATTTTTAAAATTCAAACGGAAGGAGCAGGTGGGATACAAAATATAGACCATTTAGGATATCCGAGTTATATACTTCCTTTACTAGGAATCTGGAAACTATTAGCTGTGGTTGCCTTGCTTTGGCCCAAAAGACCACTTTGGAAAGAATGGGCATATGCGGGTATTTTCTTTACGGCTACTGGTGCCTTGTATTCGCATATTGCATCGGGAGATTCCTTCGCTTTAATGGCTCCGGCACTATTATACATTATTCTAATTGCTACTTCTTGGTATTTCAGGCCATCTGATAGGAAATTCGATTTGAAATAG
- a CDS encoding metallophosphoesterase, whose protein sequence is MPKQIGNLPSIKRSDFIVKSGLLLASVPIVALTRGFVFDLYKYQVNHLDLILPNLPKSFEGITIAQISDIHAGSLFNSTAVKRGIDLLLEQNPDIIFFTGDLINDFAAEMEDYLSIFDKVKAPLGTFSILGNHDYGDYHFNRYHFFDQKHLTKEQNLSNLKSIHQRLGWQLLLNESKELVLNNEKITIIGVENWGANNPQNYGNIDLAMSKVDKSSPINLMLSHDPSHWRAEILPKYPTIDVTFSGHTHGGQFGYNNPNYQWSPVKYAYREWAGLYREKHQALYVNVGFGYLDYPSRVGILPEITIFHLKSKG, encoded by the coding sequence TTGCCGAAACAAATTGGAAATTTACCCTCCATAAAAAGATCAGATTTTATAGTCAAAAGTGGTCTCCTGTTAGCCAGTGTCCCCATCGTTGCACTTACACGTGGATTTGTCTTCGATTTGTATAAGTACCAGGTCAACCACCTCGATTTAATTTTACCTAATTTACCGAAATCATTTGAAGGAATTACTATAGCCCAAATTTCCGATATACATGCAGGTAGTCTATTTAATTCAACTGCTGTAAAAAGAGGGATTGACCTTTTGTTAGAACAGAACCCTGACATCATCTTTTTTACAGGGGACCTAATCAATGATTTTGCTGCTGAAATGGAAGATTATTTATCCATATTTGATAAAGTGAAGGCTCCATTAGGTACATTCTCTATACTTGGGAATCATGATTATGGAGATTATCATTTTAACCGATATCATTTCTTTGATCAGAAGCATTTGACTAAAGAACAAAACCTTTCAAATCTCAAATCCATTCATCAACGATTGGGCTGGCAATTACTTCTCAATGAATCGAAAGAACTCGTACTGAATAACGAAAAGATTACGATTATAGGCGTCGAAAATTGGGGCGCAAATAATCCACAAAATTATGGGAATATCGACCTGGCCATGTCTAAAGTAGATAAATCCTCGCCTATCAATTTGATGCTTTCACACGATCCCTCCCATTGGCGAGCAGAGATCCTACCCAAATATCCCACAATCGACGTCACTTTCAGCGGGCACACGCATGGGGGACAATTCGGCTATAACAACCCGAATTATCAGTGGAGTCCAGTCAAATATGCTTACCGCGAATGGGCAGGCCTTTACCGTGAAAAGCATCAGGCACTGTACGTAAATGTTGGCTTCGGTTATCTAGATTATCCAAGCCGAGTTGGGATACTACCGGAGATCACCATATTTCACCTGAAGAGTAAAGGTTAA
- a CDS encoding winged helix-turn-helix transcriptional regulator has product MGKRKENSTNRINEQYIIECDLAYAVCKIGGRWKLLILAKLQHGKLRFGEIKQLITGITDRMLTLQLKELEKQGLVKRIAYAEVPPRVEYQLTEIAAELIPIWCQLEKWGAKHKMIT; this is encoded by the coding sequence ATGGGAAAACGAAAAGAAAATTCGACCAATAGGATTAATGAACAGTATATTATTGAATGTGATTTAGCGTACGCTGTATGTAAGATCGGTGGCCGATGGAAGCTGTTGATACTTGCTAAATTACAGCATGGCAAGCTGCGATTTGGTGAGATTAAACAATTGATTACAGGGATTACAGATCGCATGCTCACTTTGCAGCTCAAAGAGCTGGAAAAACAAGGACTGGTTAAAAGGATTGCTTACGCGGAAGTGCCCCCTCGAGTGGAATATCAATTGACTGAAATTGCGGCAGAACTTATCCCTATTTGGTGTCAGTTGGAAAAATGGGGCGCCAAGCATAAAATGATAACATAA
- a CDS encoding CinA family protein yields the protein MKIEFPELLLREVAQNLKDAKDGIAVAESVTAGLLQLACSQMEGAMEVFAGGVTTYTINAKIKILKVDAKEAERCDCVSPKITEEMALAVSNLFGTTWAIATTGYATAVPESAGKLFAYISIAEKDKIISTEKIELQSSLKMEEAQAIYTIKAFETLNRLLRLNRESKKSSQSV from the coding sequence ATGAAAATAGAGTTTCCAGAATTGTTACTGCGCGAAGTCGCTCAAAATCTCAAAGATGCTAAAGATGGTATTGCCGTTGCTGAAAGTGTGACAGCGGGATTGTTGCAGTTAGCCTGTTCACAGATGGAGGGAGCAATGGAAGTTTTCGCTGGGGGAGTGACCACCTATACGATTAATGCTAAGATAAAAATACTAAAGGTGGATGCAAAGGAAGCCGAAAGATGCGACTGCGTATCTCCGAAAATTACCGAAGAAATGGCACTTGCAGTAAGCAACCTGTTTGGTACAACATGGGCTATTGCCACAACGGGATATGCAACAGCCGTGCCCGAATCAGCTGGTAAATTGTTCGCTTATATTTCAATTGCTGAAAAGGACAAGATTATATCTACCGAAAAAATCGAACTTCAATCGAGCCTCAAAATGGAAGAAGCGCAGGCCATTTATACCATAAAGGCATTCGAAACTTTAAATAGGCTATTACGACTAAATAGGGAGAGTAAAAAGTCAAGCCAATCCGTTTGA
- a CDS encoding glycosyltransferase: MKKIAIISTCPPQECGLATFTKDLKQGMEFDPTVQIDIIALSKQGLEDFNESVRFVIFRDRLDSYHQAARIINEEYDYCIVQHEFGIFGGADGIFITQIANNLTIPLLTVFHTILQTPSLQQKEIMELLLEKSQVVVSLSPKGVELLKEQFDSALTDKIKVIPHGVPQFDYNQGLAKYRLNLQQNFVMMTFGLIGRSKGLEYAIKSLSGIDLPGFKYLIVGKTHPNVLAHEGESYRFELQNLVNQLGLQDKVVFIDKFLTDEELKEYLTACDIYLSPYPHEQQISSGTLSFAVGAGAAVISTPYWHAKDLLKDDRGILTPFNDIESMRGNIKLLYTSHRLLAWHRFKARSYGEQTVWKNVAKMYIELLNGVTTPVRSLIDYEKYLSFDLKREA, from the coding sequence ATGAAAAAAATAGCAATCATCAGTACTTGTCCGCCTCAAGAATGTGGGTTAGCAACTTTTACGAAAGATCTTAAACAAGGTATGGAATTCGATCCTACTGTACAAATTGACATCATCGCTTTATCTAAACAGGGATTAGAGGATTTTAATGAATCTGTACGCTTTGTCATCTTTCGGGATCGACTTGATAGTTATCATCAAGCAGCTCGTATCATCAATGAGGAATATGATTATTGTATTGTGCAACATGAATTTGGAATATTTGGTGGTGCCGACGGTATTTTCATCACACAAATCGCCAACAATCTTACTATACCATTATTAACCGTATTTCATACTATTCTGCAAACCCCTTCATTGCAGCAGAAAGAAATTATGGAATTACTTCTGGAAAAATCTCAGGTGGTTGTCAGCCTATCGCCAAAGGGAGTAGAATTGTTAAAGGAGCAATTTGATTCGGCTCTTACGGATAAAATTAAAGTTATACCGCATGGCGTGCCGCAGTTTGACTATAATCAGGGGTTAGCCAAGTACAGGTTGAATTTACAGCAAAACTTTGTGATGATGACTTTTGGTTTAATCGGAAGAAGTAAAGGGCTTGAATATGCCATAAAATCCCTGTCGGGTATCGATCTTCCTGGATTCAAATACTTGATTGTTGGAAAAACACACCCCAATGTGCTTGCCCATGAAGGTGAATCTTACCGATTCGAACTTCAAAATTTAGTTAATCAACTAGGTTTACAGGATAAAGTTGTTTTTATTGATAAATTCTTAACGGATGAAGAACTTAAAGAGTATCTGACAGCATGCGATATATACTTATCCCCATACCCTCACGAACAACAAATAAGCAGTGGAACCTTATCTTTTGCAGTAGGCGCGGGAGCTGCAGTTATCTCCACTCCTTACTGGCATGCCAAAGATCTATTGAAAGATGATCGTGGCATTCTCACCCCGTTTAACGACATAGAATCCATGCGTGGCAACATCAAATTATTGTATACCTCCCATCGACTACTCGCTTGGCATCGATTCAAAGCACGCAGCTACGGAGAACAAACTGTATGGAAAAACGTAGCAAAAATGTATATCGAACTTCTAAATGGAGTAACAACACCGGTAAGATCTTTAATTGATTATGAAAAATACCTCTCTTTTGATTTGAAAAGAGAAGCTTAA